GCGGGGGAACCCCCGAATCTGGCGACTCGCGGCGTTCCCGCTTCGTCGGATGGCGTGACATGCCCGTGTTCTACACAAATTCCAACGATCGCGCAAATGAAGATTTGATGAAGATCTTCCCGGACGCTATTGGGCTCTGCCAGTGGCACCGGGCACGTGACACCCGGAGTTGCTCCTTCTCCGCGGAATTTGCGGCGGCAGTGGGAATTGGTTGCGCGATGTGTTAAAACTTTCGTCATGATGCAGCGCGCACTATTCAAGGACGATTCGCGAACGGCCACGCGTCAACCCAAGACGGACCGGTTGATCCTGGGCCGTTATCTCAAAGAAGCGGCCGACGACTGGCGGCTGGATGAGGGGGCGATCGAGGCGGCCCACGCCATTCTGCTGCGGTGGGCCGACCTGGAAGCGACGGGACGGCTGGCCGAGTTGCATGAGACGGAGCTTCAGGGTGTGTTTCTCAGTGAGGTATTCGGGCAAGCGCTCGGATATTCCTCGGTGACGGAAGGGGCCGACGTTTGGCACCTCGATCAGCACTATACGATTGGCAGCCAGACGCCGGATGCCGTGTTGGGCGAGTTCCGTCAAGGGGTCGAACGTCGACCGCTGGCGGTCATCGAACTCAAGGGCCCCAAGACCCACCTTGACCGCGATCGCGCGGTGGGCCGCACGGCGGTCGACCAATGTTGGGACTACCTGGTGAACACGCCGGCGACGTGCCGCTGGGGGATTGTGTCGAACATGGTGAGCTTCCGGCTGTACGAGCGGGACAGCACGAAGCGGGCGTACGAGCATTTTACGCTGCAATCGCTGCGCTACGCCGACGAGTTTCGGCGATTCTACGTGTTGTTGCATCGCAAGGGTCTGATCGAAGGGACAGCGGGCGAGCCGCCGCGGGCGGTCTCGCTGTTGCGGAAGACGCAGAATCGGCAGCGCGAAGTGAGCGATGCGCTGTACAGCGCGTATTCGCAGCGCCGCACGGAATTGATCTCGCACTTGCATCACGACCTTGACCACCCGGTGGACCAGGCCATCGAGTACGTGCAGCGGTTGTTCGACCGGATCATTTTCATTGCGTTTTGCGAGGATCGGGGGTTGCTCGGCGAGGGGTCGATCAAGAGCGCGTACGAGAAGTTGCCGCCGTCGTTCGCCCAAGTCACCAATCCCCGCTGGCAGAATTTCAAGGCGTTGTTTCGCTACGTCGATCAAGGGAGTCCGACCGGCGAATTCCGCGGCTATAACGGCGGCCTGTTCGAGAACTCGGCGGTCGATGACCTCAAGCTGAACGATGAATGGACCCAGTTTTTCTATTTCGTCGGCGATTTCGATTTTGCCGACGAAGTGAACCTCGACGTACTGGGCCATTTGTTCGAGCGGTCGATCACCGAGTTGGAAAAACTAAAGGCGAGTGGCCTGTTTGGCGGCAGCGCGGCGCGGGCGGCCGAATACGCCACGATGCCGCAATCGGCCAAGCGGAAGCAACTGGGGATCTATTACACGCCGGCGGAACTCACCAGTCGAATCGTTCAATACACAGTCGATGAGCTCGTCGAAGAGCGATTCAAGGATCTGGCGGTTGAGATGGGCGTGTCGAAGGCGGACGCCGAACGGGGCGTGGTGCCGCAGACCGAAACGTACTGGCGGGGGTGCCTCGATATCTTGCGGCGGCTGAAGGTCGTCGATCCTGCGTGCGGGTCGGGGGCGTTTTTGTTTCAGGCGTACGACGTGCTGGAGCAGCGCTATCTTGAGGTCATCGGGCATTTGGAGGAATGCGGTGCGGCCGATGCCGAAGAGCTTTCCGCCCAGGTGGCGCGGTTCATTCTCAACGACAATCTGTACGGCGTCGATCTCTCGCCGGAGGCGGTGGAGATTACGCAACTGGCGCTGTGGATTCGCTCGGCCACGCCGGGGCAGACGCTGGCCACGCTGTCGAGGAACATCGTCCACGGCAATTCGCTGGTACACGATCCGGCCGTGCATGAATTTGGGTTTGATTGGCGCGAGCGGTTTCCGGAAGTGTTCGCTGGGGACGGTCCCGTTGTTTCGGTGGCAGAGGGGGTCAGTCCCCATTTTCCCAAAGCCGAAAATCGGGACAGACCCCGACCGACGCGGGAACCCGGATTTGATTGCGTGATTGGCAACCCGCCGTGGGAGCGGATCAAGCTGCAAGAGCGGGAGTTCTTCTCGCTGCCGGCGCCGGAGATTGCAACGGCCACGAACGCGGCGAAGCGGCGAAAGCTGGTGGCCAAGCTGGAATCGGACGACCCCGAGCTTTACGAGCGATACGAGCAGGCGCTGGCGTCGGCCGACGCGCTGCTGACGTACTGCCGCACGTCGGACTCCTATCCGCTCACTGGGAAAGGCGACATCAATACGTACGCGGTGTTTGCCGAGCTGGCGTACCAGTTGGTTGCGCCGCACGGGCGGGTGGGGCTGCTCACGCCCTCGGGGATCGCCTCGGACAAGACGACGAAGGATTTCTTCGCGGCGATCGCGGAAAGCAGCCGGTTGATTCGGCTGTTTGATTTCGAGAATCGCACGAAGACGTTTTTTCCGGAAGTCGATAACCGATTCAATTTTTGCATTCTGAATTTCGGCGGGTCGGCGTACAGCGACCCCTCCCCCGGCCCCTCCCTAAAAGAGAGGGGAAAACGTCGGGCGGCAGACTTCGTATTCTTCGCCCACTCGATGGACGATTTGGAGGAGCCGCAGCGGCATATTGCGCTCTCGGGCGATGACATTCGGCTGCTGAATCCGAATACGCGAACGTGTCCGATCTTCCGGACACGGCAGGATGCCGAGATCGCCAAGGCGATCTACCGCCGCGTTCCCGCGCTCATGGATGAGAATCGCGAAGGGCCGACCGGCAATCCGTGGGGCATCAAGTTCAGGAGGATGTTCGATCAGACGAACGACGCGGAGCTGTTTCGCGAAGCGGAGACGCTGAAGGAGGAGGGTTTCAAGCTCAAAGGCAATCGCTGGGTGAATGGGAAGCAGACGTATCTGCCGTTGTATGAAGGGAAGATGATCCAAATGTGCGATCACCGTGCGGCGGGGATCGTTACGGATCAAGCGAATTGGGTTCGACAAGGGCAGACGGAAGCTACGACCGTGACCAAATGGCAAAACCCAGAATACTTGGCGATGCCACGGTTTTGGGTGCAAAGCACGGACGTTGAACAGCAATTGGGCGGCACACATGCACACTTTTTCGCGTACAAGGGCGTTACGAGCCCGACCAACCAACGAACCATGATCGCAGCGTTGGTGCCATTTGCGGGCGTCGTAAATTCAGCTCCGCCAGTTTTTTCAAGCGGTAGCCGGCGGCGCGAATGCTGTTTGTTGGCGAATGCGAACAGCCTCATCTACGACTATGTCATGCGGCAGAAGATCAGCAACGTGCATCTCAATTTCTTTATCGTCGAGCAAGTGCCGACGTTAACGCCGGACACGTACGACAAGCGTTGTCCGTGGGACCGGAAGGCGACGCTGGAGCGGTGGATTAGCGAGCGGGAGCTGAAGCTTACGTGTACGGCGGTGGATATGTTGCCGCTGGCCGAGGCGTGCGAGTTTGCGGCGGGCAGTTTTCAGGCCGAGTATGGCGGGCGGCTCAACAAGTGGGACGACCAGGAGCGGGCCCAACTCATGGCCGAGTTGGACGCGGCCTATTTCTTGCTCTACGGCATCGAACGCGACGATGCCGAGTACATTCTGTCCACATTCCGCGGCATCCACGACCGCAGCCGCATATTGGCTGGTGGGAAGAGCACGGCCGAAAACATTCTGGAGATGTACGACGAGCTGGCGCGACGATCGGCGAGGTAAATTGCGATTGTGGAAGGGGCGACGAGATAAGTGGGAGGGTGGAAGGCGGAAGGGGGAATTGAGGGCTGAGGGTCGAGAGCAAGAATGGAGTACGAATGGACCTCGATACAATTGCACAAGCATTGTCTGCTGGACGATTTCGGTTCACTGAACATGCCCGGGAACAGATGGCGAAGCGACAGCTTACCGAGGCGGATGTGCGTCAGGCGCTTGTGTCGCTTGAGGAAGTGCTACCCGTACGGGAAGGGCGTGTCGTCGCGCAATCGATGTCCGAAGGTCATTTGCTACGGGTCTTCATTGATGTTGACCGGGAGCCGATGGAAGTTGTCACCGCTTATCGGACGAGTAAAATAGATCGCTATAGGAGCCAACCATGAAAGCAAAATATGATGCGAGAACCGACACGCTCACGGTGGAGTTTTCGTCGGTCCCAGTCGCTGAAAGCGATGAGGACAAGCCGGGTGTGATTCTTGACTATGATGCGGCGGGCAATCTGGTCGGGCTGGAGGTTCTTGACGCCTCTAAACGTGTGGCCGAAGCACGCACGATGCAGTTCCAGGTGGCGGAGTAACGACGAGCCGTGAAAGACTACCATATTAATATCTTCTACAGCGACGAGGACGGCGGCTACGTCGCCGACATTCCGGACTTGAAGGTTTGCAGCGCCTTTGGCGCTACGGCCGAAGAGGCGTTGCGCGAGGTCGAGTTGGCGAAGTCGGCCTGGTTGGAGGCTGCTCGCGCCGAAGGCAAGCCGATACCGGAACCGAAGTACCGTCCGCTGATCTACCAGACAAACTGATCGAGCCAACTCATACTGGTGGGCAGGACTTCCTGATCGAGCAGGGGAGCAGCTTGCCAGTGCGTCGGCTTTCCTGTCGAGGTGCGTCCACCGCCTGGCGACGGTGGCTACGGCATCGCTGGCCGGATTTGCGCGCGTTAGCAGCCCATTGAAAAAGGGGACAGGCACGCTCGCGAGACATCAAGATTCCCGGCGTTTTCTTCGACGGACCGCGAGCCAGTCCCCCTTTTTCAACAGGCTGCTAGGCGAACGGTAATTCGCATGTCAAAGCGTGGGCTTCGTCGAGGGTGAGCTCCTGGGGGAACTTAATCGTAACGGCGTTACCCTCTTGTTGCACAACCGTAACGACGGCGGAATCAGCCAATTTCACGCTGACTTGACCGAGTTTCTTGCCGGCAGGCAGTTCGGCAACAACTTCGCGGGCGCGCACGACGCCCCATTTCGGTTCGATGCGTAGCGTTAGTTTGCCGGAGTCGACCGTTTGCTCGAACGTGCCCCAGCCTTCGGCAGCCGTGAATGCCGACTTGAAGTTTTCGGGGGTGAGCCGCGGAGCGAATTTCAAATGACCGCGTGGGCCGTCGTATTCAAAACCGGCAAGACCGATGAGCACGCCCCAACTCGCCATCGACCGCGCGTAATGGTCGCCGCATTCGATTTCGTTGAACGGATTGCGCTTGGCAGGATGGTAGCGCTCGTGGATTGCTCGGCAAATCGCCAGGCATTCCGTGAGCATGCCCTCCCAGGCCATGTGATTCGCGACCTGGTATTCGGTGCCGGTCCACACTTCGTCGCGGTAGCGTGTTGATTTGGGGCCCAAGTGCTTGCTCTTCGGCCAGGTGCAAGTGAACAGTCCGGCTTCGCCCGGCATGGCGAACCAGCGCTCGGGGTCGTGATGTTTGTTTTGCGGAGCGATGTTTGGCGCCCAGTTGAACTTCCAAATGGACTGCAGCGCTTTGGTCACTGTTTCTTGTGGGTAGAGATAACCGAGTCCGACCTGATAGGCCCAGCCCTGGCCGAACAGGTGATCGGCGAGGCAACCGTCGGCATATTGCCAATCGGGATATTGCTTGCGATCGACGGTTTGTACGAAGTATTCGCCGTTGAACAGGCGTTTCACCGAGTTATCGCGGCCGGCTTCAAACACACGGCGACAGCGCTCGGCGAACCTGGTATCGCCGATATTGCGCGCCATTGCCTCGGCGGCCCGCAGCGCGCCGAGATACAATGAGCCCACAAACGTGTTCGCGCCGTAATAATCTTGGTCGAACGTTTGATGCTGGCGGCCTTCGATCAGGCCGTCGTCGTTGGCATCTTGAGTGAGCAGGAACTCAACGGCTTTACGAATATTCGGCCAGTTGGTGTTGAGGAACTCGTCGTTCGCGCTGCACAAGTGTTCGCGATAGGCCTTAAGAATGTAACCGCCTTGGCCATCGCCGGCCCAAAGCGTCCAGCCTTCGCCGCGGAAGCCGATCGATCCGGTTTCCGGATCGAATCCGATGCCCGGCACGAAGTCTTGCATCGTGCGAACCGAGCGTTCAAGCT
This region of Pirellulales bacterium genomic DNA includes:
- a CDS encoding DUF4258 domain-containing protein translates to MDLDTIAQALSAGRFRFTEHAREQMAKRQLTEADVRQALVSLEEVLPVREGRVVAQSMSEGHLLRVFIDVDREPMEVVTAYRTSKIDRYRSQP
- a CDS encoding type II toxin-antitoxin system HicB family antitoxin, which gives rise to MKDYHINIFYSDEDGGYVADIPDLKVCSAFGATAEEALREVELAKSAWLEAARAEGKPIPEPKYRPLIYQTN
- a CDS encoding DUF2283 domain-containing protein; translated protein: MKAKYDARTDTLTVEFSSVPVAESDEDKPGVILDYDAAGNLVGLEVLDASKRVAEARTMQFQVAE